CTCCACCGTTCGGTCCCTCAACACAACCAAATGCCTTCACGCACTCTCCGTCACACTGGGTCCTTTCCCAACGCAATCCATATTTTTCCACAACAACATCATCTCCTCTTATGCCTCTCACGGCGAGTTTCTTCATGCACGCAAGGTGTTCGACGCTTTGCCTGAGAAAACAGTCGTCTCTTACAACACGCTTATAACTGCTTATGGTCGACGTGGAAATGTAGGAGATGCTTGGAAGTTGCTCCGCCACATGAGAGAGAGCGGCTTCGTGCCTACCCAGTACACACTCACAGGGTTGCTAACGTGTGAATGGTTGAGTCTCTCTCAGGGGTTTCAGTTGCTAGCTTTGAGCATTAAAAATGGACTCTTTGATGCTGATGCTTTCGTCGGTACTGCCATGTTGGGCTTGTTTGGGAGGCATGGATGTTTGGATGAAGCATTTTTGGCATTTGAAGATATGCCCCAGAAGAGTTTAGTGACATGGAATTCCATGTTGTCCTTGCTGGCGCGTAATGGTTTTGTTGAGGACTCTAAGGTTTTGTTTCGTGATCTTGTGAGATTGGGGATTTCTTTGTCAGAAGGTTCATTCGTGGCCCTTTTGTCTGGACTTGTTGATTCTGAAGAGGATTTGAAATATGGGGAACAGATACATGGTTTGATGACTAAGTCTGGGTTTGATTGTGAAATTAATGCAGTTAATTCTCTGATCCATGTCTATGTTAGGTGCAGAGCCATGTTCTCTGCAGAAAGATTGTTTGAGAAGGTTCCTATTCAAAATGTTGTGTCTTGGAATATGATCATTGATGCGTTGGTCAAAAGTGAGAGGCCACAAATGGCGATGGAGATGTTTATGAACATGTCCAGCAGAGGATTGATGCCAAGCCAGGCCACATTCCTGGCTGTTCTTGACTCATGTACTAGTTTGACAAACTTAGTATGTGGAGAATCTATCCATGCTAAGGTCATCGGGAGTGGTTTTGAATCTGATGTTATTGTGGGTACTGCATTGGTAAACTTTTATGCTAAATGTGATAAATTGGTTTCTGCCCATAACTGTTTTAATCAGATAGAAAAGAAGAATGTGGTTTCTTGGAATTCTTTGATATTGGGTTACTCAAATATGTGTTCTTCCAAGTCAATTCTATTATTACGGGAAATGCTTCAATTGGGTTACTTCCCTAATGAGTTTTCCTTTACAGCTGTTCTTAAGTCATCATCATTATCAAACCTACATCAGCTCCATGGTTTGGTTTTAAGAATGGGGTATGAGAGTTGTGAATATGTATTAAGCTCTCTTGCTATGGCTTACACTAGAAATGGTCTTTTAAATGAAGCACTTGCATTTGTTGAAGAATTTAACTACCCACTTCCTGTAATCCCATCTAACATCATTGCTGGAGTGTACAACAGAACCGGCCGGTACTATGAAACAATAAAGTTGCTTTCTTTGCTAGAAGAACCTGATGTTGTATCTTGGAACATTGTCATTTCTGCTTGTGCTCGGAGCAACAATTATAACGAGGTTTTTGAGCTTTTCAAGCATATGCATTTCGCACGCATCCATCCAGATAAATACACATTTATGAGTGCATTATGTGTGTGCACCAAACTTTGCAGGCTTGATTTAGGAAGATCTCTTCATGGACTTATTATGAAGACCAATCTTTATGATTGTGACATATTTTTGAGCAATGCACTAATTGACATGTATGGGAAATGTGGAAGCATTGATAGTTCAGTGAAAGTTTTTGAAGAAATCACAAACAGAAATATTATTACATTGACAGCTTTAATTTCTGCCCTTGGGCTGAATGGTTATGCTCGCGAGGCTGTAAAGAAGTTCCAAACCATGGAATTGTCGGGGTTGAAGCCTGATAAATTAGCTCTCAGAGCAGTACTTTCTTCTTGTAGATATGGTGGATTAGTGAGTGAAGGGATGAAAATTTTCAGGGAGATGGGTAACATTTATGGGATTCAACCTGAACTTGATCATTACTATTGCATAGTAGATCTTCTTGTTAAAAATGGACCAATTGAGGAAGCCGAAAAAATTATTGCAAGCATGCCTTTCCCACCAAATGCCAGCATTTGGCGTAGCTTTCTTGATGGCGGCTACAAGGGGCGAGAAATTGCAGTTTGAACTGTACAGCAGAAATTAGTTATCTTCTGGCGATAATGCACTAAACAGGTTTTATGATTAGCTTTTTAAGCCTCCTTCAACTCTGAACTTAGCCTGATGATTGGCTTTTCCACGTTGAGTTATAAGCAATTATTAACTAACAGATAGGGTTAACCCATACAAGGTAGGGACCATGTTTCGGGACAATTTGAAGGTTCTTGTGTGTTAACTTCTCCGTCCTTTATAGCCAGGTAAGTAAAGCCCTATAAACCGCTCAACCCCTTTTTTGGTGCATTTTGTGTAGCAAAGCCTGCGTATTTCTCCGCTCACCTATATAACCTATCCATCACACCAGTATCTGAGGAATAAGATCCATAAGTTTCTTGGATGTACACATTATGCCCTCTAGACATTCCACCTAACTGTTTGCTGTCAAATCAGCTCAGTCATCACTTGTAAACttctttaattaatattatcttCTCTACACTTTGCTGGGCAAAGAATGCTGAATCGCTCATGAGATTTATCTTAGATGCATTCATGCTATGTTTGGTTgatgagagaaagtgagaagagagaaaatTGGAAGGGAGAAGATGGGTAGATGGAGAGattattttctcttctctctctctcttttcaaGTCACCCTCTAACAAGCACAACATTAGGGATTACAGAAGACATTATAGAAAAAAACATTGCTTTCTAGGcaacttctcagccaagtcaCCTTACAAGTTAGTTCAGAAAGAAGATATTTTAGTGGACAAGGTGTTATACTTAGGTGTACTTGGTCGTCTAAGGAAACTCTCAAAGACTTCGGCTCATGCATGGAAGATTCTACTTGGGAGAATTCCAGAAAGAGACAATCTACAAAGAGAGTTAGAGAGGTATTCCAATGTTAAATAATAATTGTCATTTAGATTTATTTGATAAAGATATGGAATCTGTAGAGCATTTGTTTTTCACTTGTAAAAGTTGCATATTTTATTTGTCAAGCATGCTATTCTTGGGTAGGTTTTGCTTCTGTTTTACTTAAGGATGGGAAGCATCACTTTCTTTTGCATTTTGGAATGTCAaagtttttttctttcactttcaCAATATAATTATAAGGTTGAATTGTCATTATGTAAGTGGGTTAAGTACCCATGTACTTCCTAAGTATACTGTTGgctaataaaaataaatgactAAAACTTTGACACCAGTTTGTGACTCAATGAGCAGTTCAACTGCATAAAGGTTTGAAGACACCGTTAGGTTACAAGTTGTGTGTGGAGGCAAAAGATTTCAAAGAAATAATCATGGATTtagttgaaaaaaaaacatgcaggACTTGATCTGCCTCCTCTTAGGCCTTCCAATGACCAAGCAACAGTATAATTAAGTAACCATTTGATATTAAGACAAGGAAATGGACACAAAGATAGGTTTTGACGTCCATGCTGtaaaattaataactaattttaGTTGCTAAATTGCTTCCATAAAGAAAATTATCCCACCAAAAGTATCGTTATTTGTTTGGATGACATGTAAGTCATGGATTGCAACCAAAGCAAATCTTGTTGCTAAGGGAATTCTTTTGGAAGAGGGGGGGCTTTTGTCTAATTTGTTAGGAAGGAGCTGGAAACCACCCATCATCTTTTGTTTCACAGTCATAAAGTTTTGCAGCTTTTTGCTTTCTCATCAGTATGCATGACCAGTACTGGGTGATGCCAAAAATATTTTGCAGTCCTCTTTGAATGGGAGGCACTTTGTGGCTCCATAGTCCACAGTATGAATGTGTTTGGGTATACATCTTATTTAAAAGCCAATtgcataagtgcttattcataatCTGATTCGAGAAATTTATTGAAATCAGCTGAAAATAGGTTATATGTAAGCACAGTGTAATTAATCGCGGATCGCGATGAGCCCAAAATCCGCTATGACATATAACGGATAGCGTAGCGGAAACCGCATAGCggttaaaataagaaaaattttatataaaaaatagctTGTCACAagctatttttttaaaaaaaaactcctgcataaaaataaaaacaagacaTGTaatgaaaatgcatgaaataaccATTCATAactcaaaaatattaaaatatccaAGACAGTTCCAAATAACCAGACATTGTAAACTCAAAACagtgaaaataaaaacacaaaaccAGTCACCGTAAACTCAAAAcagtgagaatgaagaagaagagcgtAAGGAGAATGAAGTGAATAGATCTTAataaaggcaaaaaaaaaaacgttcaGGTTTCCTAATTCAATGCCCCAATCAACAATTTCCTGTTCTGGTTTCCTAATTCAATGCCCCAATCAACAATTTCCTAAT
This portion of the Lotus japonicus ecotype B-129 chromosome 3, LjGifu_v1.2 genome encodes:
- the LOC130742650 gene encoding pentatricopeptide repeat-containing protein At3g58590, yielding MSFHNQVFRHGQLLLNLLEACSTVRSLNTTKCLHALSVTLGPFPTQSIFFHNNIISSYASHGEFLHARKVFDALPEKTVVSYNTLITAYGRRGNVGDAWKLLRHMRESGFVPTQYTLTGLLTCEWLSLSQGFQLLALSIKNGLFDADAFVGTAMLGLFGRHGCLDEAFLAFEDMPQKSLVTWNSMLSLLARNGFVEDSKVLFRDLVRLGISLSEGSFVALLSGLVDSEEDLKYGEQIHGLMTKSGFDCEINAVNSLIHVYVRCRAMFSAERLFEKVPIQNVVSWNMIIDALVKSERPQMAMEMFMNMSSRGLMPSQATFLAVLDSCTSLTNLVCGESIHAKVIGSGFESDVIVGTALVNFYAKCDKLVSAHNCFNQIEKKNVVSWNSLILGYSNMCSSKSILLLREMLQLGYFPNEFSFTAVLKSSSLSNLHQLHGLVLRMGYESCEYVLSSLAMAYTRNGLLNEALAFVEEFNYPLPVIPSNIIAGVYNRTGRYYETIKLLSLLEEPDVVSWNIVISACARSNNYNEVFELFKHMHFARIHPDKYTFMSALCVCTKLCRLDLGRSLHGLIMKTNLYDCDIFLSNALIDMYGKCGSIDSSVKVFEEITNRNIITLTALISALGLNGYAREAVKKFQTMELSGLKPDKLALRAVLSSCRYGGLVSEGMKIFREMGNIYGIQPELDHYYCIVDLLVKNGPIEEAEKIIASMPFPPNASIWRSFLDGGYKGREIAV